A genomic segment from Pseudomonas sp. M30-35 encodes:
- a CDS encoding NAD(P)-dependent oxidoreductase — protein MKILVTGASGFIGGRFARFALEQGLQVRVNGRRPEGVEHLIKRGAEFIQGDLSEPELALALCDDVEAVVHCAGAVGVWGKYEHFHQANVIVTENIIEACLKKHVRRLVHLSSPSIYFDGQSHININEEQVPKRFSDHYGKTKYLAEQQVFGAQEFGLEVLAVRPRFVTGAGDTSIFPRLINMHRKGRLSIIGNGLNKVDFTSVHNLNDALFSCLLAAGPALGKVYNISNGAPVPLWDAVNYVLRQMGQPQVTRHLPYWLAYSAATLNESVCKLIPGRPEPTLFRLGVAVMAKDFSLDISRARELLDYDPQVSVWTALDEFCQWWQAHQQG, from the coding sequence ATGAAAATTCTCGTCACCGGCGCAAGCGGTTTTATCGGCGGACGCTTTGCTCGCTTCGCCCTAGAACAGGGTTTGCAGGTGAGAGTCAACGGACGCAGGCCTGAGGGTGTTGAGCATCTGATCAAGCGCGGTGCCGAATTTATTCAGGGCGACCTGAGTGAGCCTGAGTTGGCGCTGGCGTTATGTGATGATGTTGAGGCGGTGGTGCATTGTGCTGGCGCAGTTGGCGTGTGGGGCAAGTACGAGCATTTTCATCAGGCTAACGTAATCGTCACAGAGAACATTATCGAAGCCTGCTTGAAAAAACATGTGCGACGCTTGGTGCATTTATCTTCACCGTCGATTTATTTCGATGGCCAGTCACATATCAATATCAACGAAGAACAGGTGCCCAAACGGTTTTCCGATCATTACGGCAAAACCAAATACCTGGCTGAACAGCAGGTATTTGGCGCACAGGAGTTTGGCCTTGAAGTGCTGGCGGTACGCCCGCGTTTTGTTACGGGGGCTGGGGATACCAGCATTTTTCCGCGCTTGATCAACATGCACCGCAAAGGTCGCTTGTCGATTATCGGTAATGGCCTGAACAAGGTTGATTTCACCAGCGTGCACAATCTTAATGACGCCTTGTTTAGCTGCCTGCTGGCTGCCGGTCCTGCCTTGGGCAAGGTCTACAACATCAGTAACGGTGCGCCAGTACCGCTGTGGGATGCGGTCAACTATGTGCTGCGTCAGATGGGCCAGCCACAGGTTACTCGGCACTTGCCATACTGGCTTGCCTACAGCGCCGCGACCCTGAATGAAAGTGTCTGCAAGCTAATTCCGGGGCGACCGGAACCTACCCTGTTTCGCTTAGGCGTTGCGGTGATGGCCAAGGACTTCTCGCTGGATATCAGCCGAGCGCGTGAGCTACTCGATTACGACCCGCAAGTCAGCGTATGGACCGCGCTGGATGAGTTTTGCCAATGGTGGCAAGCCCATCAGCAGGGTTGA
- a CDS encoding cupin domain-containing protein produces the protein MSIKSNEVKFGDITIKILSNSDDLTVSEIEIPAGAIATPHNHPHEEVNYVISGKLDFMSNGETVTLQTGQSITIAPNQLHNITNSSSEAGVVLSVWTPSRKDLIAKLA, from the coding sequence ATGTCAATTAAAAGCAATGAAGTTAAGTTTGGCGATATCACTATCAAAATTTTAAGCAACAGTGATGACCTTACCGTTTCCGAAATTGAAATTCCGGCCGGTGCGATCGCGACGCCACACAATCATCCTCATGAAGAGGTGAACTATGTGATCAGCGGTAAGCTTGATTTTATGTCTAACGGTGAAACCGTCACCCTGCAGACTGGGCAATCAATCACGATCGCTCCAAATCAGCTGCATAATATTACCAACTCCTCGAGCGAGGCCGGTGTTGTCCTTAGCGTTTGGACACCTTCGCGTAAGGATTTGATTGCCAAGTTGGCATAA
- a CDS encoding NAD(P)/FAD-dependent oxidoreductase: MSEKFDAIIIGGGNAGFGVSAVLAKANKTIAFIEQAEFGGTCPNRGCTPKKVLVAAAKSLDEISKAAGHGISIGKPTIDWAALITRKNKMIDHIPSAMKGVAEKRGTVFAGQGKFVGTNQVEVNGQVLEAEHIIIATGSKTRPLPIPGAELMITSDEVLSNSQPPKEVVFIGGGVIALEFSHVYARAGAKVTIIEVMPQLLPRIDADAVAALQAATEALGIIVKTSVNVEKITQSADSLAVHIQHQGKALVLNADTVINGAGRVANIEGLNLEAAGISHDGARIEVNANFQSTSNKHVWVAGDALATTPQLSPVATYEGQIVGNNILNSHKQTSDYRVLPTSVYTIPALSSVGLTEKEARDSKASIEVVCNDMTDWFSSQNVLAKHAWAKIIIDKNTDLILGAHILGHQGEELINLIALAMRFNITRAQLKDQFYAYPTFSSDIKNLL; the protein is encoded by the coding sequence ATGTCCGAGAAATTTGACGCCATTATTATTGGCGGTGGTAACGCAGGCTTTGGCGTTTCGGCAGTACTGGCCAAAGCCAATAAAACCATCGCGTTCATTGAGCAGGCCGAGTTTGGTGGCACCTGCCCAAACCGTGGCTGCACCCCGAAAAAAGTGCTGGTCGCAGCGGCCAAATCACTCGACGAAATTAGCAAAGCTGCAGGCCACGGTATCAGCATTGGCAAGCCAACGATCGATTGGGCAGCCTTGATTACGCGCAAGAATAAGATGATTGATCATATCCCGAGCGCGATGAAAGGTGTGGCCGAGAAGCGCGGCACAGTGTTCGCCGGGCAAGGCAAGTTTGTAGGAACAAACCAGGTTGAAGTGAACGGCCAGGTGCTTGAAGCCGAGCACATCATCATCGCCACCGGCTCGAAAACCCGCCCGTTACCGATACCTGGCGCCGAACTGATGATCACCTCTGATGAGGTGCTCTCCAACTCTCAACCGCCTAAGGAAGTTGTGTTTATTGGTGGCGGTGTTATCGCGCTTGAGTTCAGCCATGTGTATGCCCGTGCGGGCGCCAAGGTCACTATTATTGAAGTGATGCCGCAGTTACTGCCGCGTATTGATGCTGACGCCGTTGCTGCACTGCAAGCCGCCACAGAAGCACTTGGCATTATTGTTAAAACCAGCGTTAACGTTGAAAAAATCACCCAGAGCGCAGACAGCCTGGCCGTACACATCCAACATCAGGGCAAAGCGCTGGTACTCAATGCAGATACCGTGATCAACGGCGCAGGCCGCGTCGCCAATATCGAAGGACTCAACCTCGAAGCAGCTGGAATCAGTCATGACGGCGCACGCATTGAGGTCAATGCAAACTTCCAGTCGACTTCCAACAAGCACGTATGGGTGGCTGGCGATGCACTCGCCACCACACCGCAGTTGTCCCCCGTCGCCACTTATGAGGGACAAATTGTTGGCAACAACATTCTTAACAGCCACAAACAAACCAGCGATTACCGGGTACTGCCTACCTCGGTTTACACCATTCCTGCATTGAGCAGTGTCGGCCTGACCGAAAAAGAAGCACGTGACTCAAAAGCTTCTATTGAAGTTGTCTGCAATGACATGACTGACTGGTTTTCCAGTCAGAATGTGCTGGCCAAGCATGCGTGGGCGAAAATCATTATCGATAAGAACACTGACCTGATTCTTGGCGCGCATATACTGGGTCATCAAGGTGAAGAGCTGATAAACCTGATTGCTCTGGCAATGCGCTTCAACATCACCCGCGCTCAGCTTAAAGATCAGTTTTATGCCTACCCAACCTTTAGCTCAGACATCAAGAACTTGTTGTAA
- a CDS encoding trans-acting enoyl reductase family protein translates to MTKNKWMIYGANGYTGHLIASQAASQGMTPILAGRNPGAIHALGTLLGLECRIFDPQQQDQTANALLDVAVITNCAGPFSATSAAIISACLTSKTHYVDITGEISVFEGAFARDRQAREAGVVLCPGVGFDVIPTDCIAACLHQAMPDATHLALGFETASGLSPGTAKTTIEGLSLGGKIRRAGIVTDVPLGYKRRQIDFGRGTKAAVTIPWGDVSTAYHSTGIGNIEVYLPAPSAVAISMALLSPIRKLFGLNVIQNGLKGLVEKFIKGPTEIQRQNLRTWVWGEVRNATGEVKTAQLQTANGYDVTVHGALHAVQYLLEYQGDGGYFTPSRLLGERVIEQLPGSGKITIS, encoded by the coding sequence ATGACTAAAAACAAATGGATGATTTATGGGGCCAACGGCTATACCGGCCACCTGATTGCTTCCCAGGCAGCCTCCCAAGGAATGACGCCAATATTGGCTGGCCGCAATCCCGGAGCCATTCATGCGCTTGGCACGCTTCTCGGTCTTGAGTGCAGGATTTTCGACCCACAACAACAGGACCAAACTGCCAACGCCTTGCTTGATGTTGCAGTAATTACTAACTGCGCTGGTCCATTCTCGGCAACCAGCGCAGCGATTATTTCAGCCTGCCTGACCAGCAAAACCCACTATGTTGATATCACCGGTGAAATCAGCGTATTTGAAGGTGCATTTGCCCGCGACCGGCAAGCGCGTGAGGCTGGCGTGGTGCTCTGCCCTGGTGTTGGCTTTGATGTCATACCGACTGACTGCATTGCGGCCTGTTTGCATCAAGCCATGCCTGACGCGACGCACTTAGCCTTGGGCTTTGAAACCGCCAGCGGGCTGTCCCCAGGTACCGCGAAAACCACAATTGAAGGTTTGAGCCTGGGTGGCAAAATCCGCCGCGCCGGTATAGTTACCGACGTTCCGTTGGGCTATAAGCGCCGCCAGATCGATTTTGGACGGGGCACCAAAGCAGCAGTGACCATTCCATGGGGCGATGTTTCAACCGCCTACCACTCAACTGGCATTGGCAATATTGAGGTCTATTTGCCAGCCCCCTCAGCTGTAGCTATCAGCATGGCGTTGCTCAGCCCGATACGTAAACTGTTTGGCCTGAACGTGATCCAGAACGGCTTGAAGGGTTTGGTCGAAAAATTCATTAAAGGCCCGACTGAAATTCAGCGTCAAAATCTGCGTACTTGGGTTTGGGGTGAAGTACGCAACGCCACAGGTGAAGTCAAAACGGCTCAGCTACAAACCGCCAATGGATACGATGTGACAGTGCACGGCGCGCTGCATGCAGTGCAGTATCTGCTTGAGTATCAGGGCGATGGCGGCTATTTCACCCCATCGAGACTGCTCGGTGAGCGCGTTATTGAGCAATTGCCGGGCTCAGGCAAAATTACTATTAGTTAA
- a CDS encoding LysR family transcriptional regulator ArgP: MFDYKLLAALAAVVEQAGFERAAQVLGLSQSAVSQRVKLLEARVGQPVLVRATPPTPTDVGRRLLNHVQQVRLLERDLQGQVPGLNENGTPERLRVALNADSLATWWAGAVGQFCADKHLLLELVVEDQDVGLKRMRAGDVAACVCATDRPVAGARSVSLGSMRYRALASPAFIHRHFSHGFSAQTLAKAPAIVFGPDDFLQHRYLATQGIEGGFAHHLCPSSEGFLRLAQAGLGWGLVPEQQVVNELASGELVELQPQKPIDVPLYWHHWRNGGELLNQLTDHLLNAARVSLIATKASGSN, from the coding sequence TTGTTTGATTACAAGTTACTTGCCGCTTTAGCTGCGGTTGTCGAACAGGCAGGGTTTGAGCGCGCCGCGCAAGTGCTGGGCTTGTCACAGTCGGCGGTATCGCAGCGGGTCAAGTTGCTGGAAGCGCGTGTCGGCCAGCCGGTGCTGGTGCGCGCCACGCCGCCAACACCAACGGATGTGGGGCGGCGTTTGCTCAATCATGTGCAACAAGTTCGTTTGCTTGAGCGAGACCTGCAGGGACAGGTGCCGGGCTTGAATGAAAACGGCACGCCGGAACGTTTACGGGTTGCATTGAATGCAGACAGTTTGGCCACGTGGTGGGCGGGTGCGGTTGGACAGTTCTGTGCCGATAAGCACTTGCTACTGGAGCTGGTGGTTGAGGACCAGGACGTGGGTTTAAAGCGTATGCGCGCAGGTGACGTTGCCGCCTGTGTCTGTGCCACGGACCGACCTGTGGCAGGCGCTCGCAGTGTATCGTTGGGTTCGATGCGGTATCGGGCGTTGGCCAGTCCAGCGTTTATTCATCGTCATTTCAGCCACGGCTTCAGTGCTCAGACACTGGCTAAGGCTCCGGCAATCGTATTTGGGCCTGATGATTTTCTGCAACATCGTTATCTGGCGACGCAGGGTATCGAAGGGGGCTTTGCACATCATCTGTGTCCTTCATCCGAAGGCTTCTTGCGCTTGGCTCAGGCAGGGTTGGGGTGGGGCTTGGTGCCTGAACAGCAAGTGGTCAATGAACTGGCCAGTGGCGAATTGGTTGAATTACAGCCGCAGAAGCCGATTGATGTGCCGCTGTATTGGCACCATTGGCGTAACGGCGGCGAGTTGCTCAATCAGCTCACCGATCACCTGCTCAACGCCGCACGTGTGAGCCTGATTGCTACAAAAGCTTCTGGCAGTAATTAA
- a CDS encoding ACT domain-containing protein yields MSGETSLQSLLQSMKPTLNPGAYVFCSIESLKQLGNIEPLGSFREHEGLTVIISQAQAQQLSLETDYVAAWLTLEVHSALSAVGLTAAFANALAKHSISCNVIAGYYHDHIFVDINQGQRALEVLQQLSLQSVSQE; encoded by the coding sequence ATGTCAGGCGAAACATCGCTGCAATCGCTGCTGCAAAGCATGAAGCCAACCTTAAACCCTGGTGCCTATGTGTTTTGCAGCATTGAGTCGCTAAAGCAGCTGGGCAATATCGAGCCGCTTGGCAGCTTTCGTGAACACGAAGGGCTCACGGTGATTATTTCTCAGGCGCAAGCGCAACAACTCTCACTCGAGACGGACTACGTCGCAGCGTGGCTCACCCTGGAAGTTCACTCTGCACTCAGCGCCGTCGGCCTAACTGCAGCGTTTGCCAATGCGCTGGCCAAACACAGCATCAGCTGCAACGTGATTGCCGGTTATTACCATGACCATATTTTTGTCGACATCAACCAAGGGCAACGCGCCTTGGAGGTTCTGCAACAGCTGAGCCTTCAATCTGTTTCGCAGGAGTAA
- a CDS encoding LysE/ArgO family amino acid transporter, with protein sequence MWQSYSNGLLIAIGLIMAIGAQNAFVLAQSLRREHHLPAALLCIACDAILVAAGVFGLAAVLSQSPTLMGIARWGGAAFLLWYGSQALRRAWRPDALDQGGSPLPRSLKAVILTTLAVTLLNPHVYLDTVLLIGSLGAQQTVPGAYVMGAASASFLWFLSLALGAAWLAPWLARPLTWRLIDVGVALMMFSIAWQLLSEVT encoded by the coding sequence ATGTGGCAAAGCTATTCAAACGGTTTGCTGATAGCGATCGGCCTGATCATGGCGATTGGTGCGCAAAACGCCTTTGTCCTCGCACAAAGTCTGCGCCGTGAACACCATCTGCCCGCAGCACTGTTGTGCATTGCCTGCGATGCAATTTTGGTTGCAGCCGGGGTGTTTGGCTTGGCCGCAGTCCTCAGCCAAAGCCCGACTTTGATGGGCATTGCGCGCTGGGGCGGCGCAGCATTTCTACTCTGGTACGGCAGCCAGGCTCTGCGCCGTGCCTGGCGTCCAGATGCATTGGATCAAGGTGGCTCGCCGCTGCCACGTTCTTTGAAAGCAGTTATTCTGACGACACTCGCCGTCACCCTGCTCAACCCACATGTGTACCTCGATACAGTGCTGCTGATTGGCTCACTCGGCGCCCAGCAAACAGTGCCCGGTGCTTATGTGATGGGCGCAGCGAGCGCGTCGTTCCTGTGGTTTCTGAGCCTCGCACTGGGTGCAGCTTGGCTAGCGCCGTGGCTGGCCCGACCGCTCACCTGGCGGCTGATTGATGTAGGCGTTGCGTTGATGATGTTCAGCATTGCCTGGCAACTCCTGAGCGAAGTGACCTGA
- the sodB gene encoding superoxide dismutase [Fe] encodes MAFELPPLPYEKNALEPHISAETLDYHYGKHHNTYVVNLNNMVPGTEFEGKTLEEIIKTSSGGVFNNAAQIWNHTFYWNCLSPNGGGQPTGALADAINSAFGSFDKFKEEFSKTSIGTFGSGWGWLVKKADGSLALASTIGAGCPLTSGDTPLLTCDVWEHAYYIDYRNARPKYVEAFWNLVNWDFVAKNFAA; translated from the coding sequence ATGGCTTTTGAATTGCCACCGCTGCCGTACGAGAAAAATGCCCTCGAGCCGCACATTTCCGCCGAGACTCTGGATTACCACTACGGCAAGCATCACAACACATACGTTGTGAACCTCAACAACATGGTGCCTGGCACCGAGTTTGAAGGCAAAACGCTAGAAGAAATCATCAAGACTTCTTCGGGTGGTGTTTTCAACAATGCTGCACAAATCTGGAACCACACCTTCTACTGGAACTGCCTGAGCCCTAACGGTGGCGGTCAGCCTACTGGCGCACTGGCCGACGCGATCAACTCCGCGTTCGGTTCGTTCGACAAGTTCAAAGAAGAGTTCAGCAAGACTTCGATCGGTACTTTCGGTTCTGGCTGGGGCTGGCTGGTCAAGAAAGCTGATGGTTCCCTGGCACTGGCTAGCACTATTGGTGCTGGCTGCCCGCTGACCAGCGGTGATACTCCGCTGCTGACTTGCGACGTCTGGGAGCACGCTTACTACATCGACTACCGCAATGCGCGTCCGAAGTATGTAGAAGCTTTCTGGAACTTGGTGAACTGGGATTTCGTTGCGAAAAACTTCGCCGCTTAA
- a CDS encoding bifunctional diguanylate cyclase/phosphodiesterase, which produces MKLELKHRLSLRLLRVVLLSALIVGVVLSCAQIVFDAYKTKQAVANDAHRILGMFRDPSTQAVYSLDREMGMQVIEGLFQHESVQMASIGHPNEPMLAERERPSVDISTRWLTDPILGKEQKFSTHLVGKGPYSEYYGDLNITLDTAEYGESFITNSVIIFISGVLRALAMGLVLYLVYHWFLTKPLAKIIEHLSHINPDRPSAHKLPMIKGNEHNELGLWVNTANQLLESIERNTSLRHEAENSLQRMAQYDFLTGLPNRQQLQHQLDQILNDAGRLQRRVAVLCVGLDDFKGINEQYSYQAGDKLLLALSDRLRGHGGRLGALARLGGDQFALVQADIEQPYEAAELAQNVLDDLSNPFILDDQPVHLRATIGITLFPEDGDSTEKLLQKAEQTMTLAKSRSRNRYQFYIASVDSEMRRLRELEKDLRVALEGNQLHLVYQPQISYQAKHTVGVEALLRWEHPQLGSIPPDQFIPLAEQNGSIIAIGEWVLDQACRQLREWHDQGFNQLRMAVNLSTVQLHHAELPRMVNNLLQMYRLPARSLELEVTETGLMEDISTAAQHLLSLRRAGALIAIDDFGTGYSSLSYLKSLPLDKIKIDKSFVQDLLEDEDDATIVRAIIQLGKSLGMQVIAEGVETAGQEAYIISEGCHEGQGYFYSKPLPARELTLYLKQARRIRAASDSTAL; this is translated from the coding sequence TTGAAGTTGGAACTGAAGCATAGACTGTCACTGAGATTACTCCGCGTAGTGCTGCTCTCAGCATTAATTGTCGGTGTGGTTCTAAGCTGTGCGCAGATTGTCTTTGACGCCTATAAAACCAAGCAGGCTGTGGCGAACGACGCCCATCGCATCCTCGGGATGTTCCGCGACCCCTCGACTCAGGCGGTGTATAGCCTGGACCGGGAAATGGGCATGCAAGTTATCGAAGGCCTGTTTCAACATGAGTCCGTGCAAATGGCTTCGATCGGCCACCCGAACGAACCAATGCTCGCAGAGCGCGAACGGCCATCGGTAGATATCTCCACACGCTGGCTGACTGATCCTATTCTCGGCAAAGAGCAAAAATTCTCAACCCACCTCGTGGGCAAAGGCCCGTACAGCGAATACTACGGCGACCTCAACATCACTCTCGACACTGCGGAGTATGGTGAAAGCTTCATCACCAACTCGGTGATTATCTTTATTTCAGGGGTGTTGCGCGCGCTCGCGATGGGCTTGGTGTTGTATTTGGTCTATCACTGGTTTTTGACCAAACCACTGGCCAAAATCATTGAACACCTAAGCCACATTAACCCTGACCGACCCAGCGCTCACAAACTGCCGATGATCAAAGGTAACGAGCACAATGAGTTGGGTTTATGGGTCAACACTGCGAACCAGTTACTCGAATCCATCGAGCGCAACACCAGCCTGCGCCACGAGGCGGAGAACAGCCTGCAGCGCATGGCTCAATATGACTTCCTCACGGGCCTGCCGAATCGTCAGCAGTTGCAGCATCAACTTGATCAGATATTAAATGATGCGGGCCGTCTGCAGCGCCGCGTCGCTGTACTGTGCGTAGGCCTGGATGACTTTAAAGGGATCAATGAGCAATACAGTTACCAAGCCGGTGACAAGCTATTGCTGGCGCTTTCTGACCGTTTGCGCGGTCACGGCGGACGACTCGGCGCATTGGCGCGACTGGGCGGCGACCAATTCGCCTTGGTCCAGGCGGATATTGAGCAACCTTACGAGGCTGCCGAACTGGCACAAAACGTTTTGGATGACTTAAGCAACCCGTTCATTCTCGATGACCAGCCGGTGCACCTGCGCGCAACGATCGGCATTACCCTGTTCCCCGAAGACGGCGACAGCACTGAAAAGCTGCTGCAAAAAGCCGAGCAAACCATGACGCTGGCGAAGAGTCGCTCACGTAACCGTTACCAGTTCTACATAGCCAGCGTAGACAGCGAAATGCGCCGCTTGCGTGAGCTGGAAAAAGACCTGCGCGTAGCGCTTGAGGGCAATCAACTACATCTGGTCTATCAGCCGCAAATCAGCTATCAGGCCAAGCATACGGTCGGCGTTGAAGCCTTGCTGCGCTGGGAGCATCCGCAGCTTGGCTCAATTCCACCCGACCAGTTCATCCCGCTGGCAGAGCAAAACGGCAGCATCATTGCAATTGGTGAATGGGTACTTGATCAAGCGTGCCGACAACTGCGCGAATGGCATGACCAAGGCTTCAACCAATTGCGCATGGCAGTCAACCTTTCCACCGTGCAACTGCATCACGCGGAATTGCCGAGAATGGTTAATAACTTGCTGCAAATGTACCGCTTGCCTGCGCGCAGCCTTGAACTTGAAGTGACTGAGACCGGCCTGATGGAAGACATCAGCACCGCGGCTCAGCACTTGCTTAGCCTACGCCGCGCAGGCGCACTCATCGCGATTGACGACTTCGGTACCGGTTATTCGTCATTGAGTTATCTGAAAAGTCTGCCGCTGGACAAGATCAAGATTGATAAAAGCTTTGTCCAGGACTTGCTTGAGGATGAAGACGACGCGACCATCGTCCGCGCCATCATCCAACTGGGCAAAAGCTTAGGCATGCAAGTCATTGCCGAGGGCGTTGAGACCGCAGGCCAGGAAGCCTACATCATCAGTGAAGGTTGTCATGAAGGTCAGGGCTACTTCTACAGCAAGCCACTGCCAGCTCGCGAACTGACTCTGTACCTGAAACAAGCTCGTCGTATCCGCGCGGCATCCGACTCGACAGCCTTGTAG
- a CDS encoding GIDE domain-containing protein: MAIEAQWFGLAVSVGTTAVSAWWCLRRVSQARHLLDTPTSKIRSAAQGYVELYGVITAQPESTVVGPLTGKPCVWWRFRIEEHVQDDNKRSWRSLESGVSDALFTLSDGTGDCLINPNGAHVRTTTREVWNGRQRHPLLANKRGLLGFLSLGKNYRYTEERLHVGQPLYAIGDFRSSGGGRQGLDLAAQQGAVIREWKSDFSGLLQRFDSDSNGLLDDQEWNRVRLAAQLEAEDRHRQQSLKPASHHLAKPRESQPFVLSTTGEDELARGFYWQAAGAALLCLLGAIGCAWFLGIKPLWSL, from the coding sequence ATGGCCATCGAAGCGCAGTGGTTTGGCTTGGCCGTGAGTGTGGGCACTACGGCTGTCAGTGCTTGGTGGTGTCTGCGCCGTGTCTCACAGGCGCGGCATTTGCTGGATACGCCAACCTCCAAGATTCGTTCGGCGGCGCAAGGCTATGTTGAGTTGTACGGGGTCATAACTGCGCAGCCCGAAAGCACTGTGGTCGGGCCATTAACCGGTAAGCCCTGCGTTTGGTGGCGCTTCAGGATCGAAGAACATGTGCAGGACGATAATAAGCGTTCTTGGCGATCGCTCGAATCGGGAGTCAGTGATGCTTTGTTTACGCTGAGCGATGGCACCGGCGATTGCCTGATTAACCCGAATGGTGCGCATGTGCGAACGACGACGCGAGAGGTCTGGAATGGCCGCCAGCGTCACCCTCTATTGGCCAATAAGCGCGGCCTGCTGGGCTTTCTCAGTCTCGGTAAAAACTATCGCTATACCGAGGAGCGCTTGCACGTTGGCCAACCGCTTTATGCGATTGGGGATTTTCGCAGCTCGGGTGGCGGTCGCCAGGGCTTGGATTTAGCAGCGCAGCAAGGCGCAGTGATTCGTGAGTGGAAGTCTGATTTTTCCGGTCTGCTGCAACGTTTCGACAGCGATAGCAACGGCCTGCTCGATGATCAGGAATGGAACCGTGTGCGTTTAGCTGCACAGTTGGAGGCCGAGGACCGTCACCGACAACAGAGTCTCAAGCCTGCCTCGCATCACCTGGCAAAGCCGCGCGAGTCGCAACCTTTCGTGCTCTCAACCACAGGGGAGGATGAGTTGGCCCGCGGGTTTTATTGGCAAGCTGCAGGTGCTGCGCTGCTCTGTCTGCTGGGAGCAATAGGTTGTGCCTGGTTTCTCGGCATAAAACCTTTATGGAGCCTCTGA
- a CDS encoding LemA family protein, whose amino-acid sequence MSLTSIVFIVIIVLLAGYAVTLYNGLVRLKHSISKAWANIDVMLKQRHEELPKLVETCKQYMQHERTTLEQVVVARQAVSKAREQGDVPALGKAESGLRAGLGQLFALAENYPELKANESFQHLQQRISGLENGIADRRELYNEAVNLNNVRIEQFPDVLVARAMGFKSGDLLQFSEAEKADVSIKSLFN is encoded by the coding sequence ATGAGCCTCACCAGTATTGTGTTCATCGTCATCATAGTGCTGCTCGCAGGCTATGCAGTGACGCTTTATAACGGCTTGGTGCGTTTGAAACACAGCATCAGCAAAGCCTGGGCCAATATCGATGTGATGCTCAAGCAGCGTCACGAAGAACTGCCCAAGCTGGTAGAAACCTGCAAGCAATACATGCAACACGAGCGCACAACGCTTGAGCAGGTTGTTGTTGCGCGCCAGGCGGTATCCAAGGCGCGTGAGCAAGGCGATGTGCCTGCTTTGGGCAAGGCCGAAAGCGGTTTGCGCGCGGGTCTGGGCCAGCTGTTTGCCTTGGCTGAGAATTATCCCGAGCTCAAAGCCAATGAAAGCTTCCAGCATCTGCAGCAGCGCATCAGCGGTTTGGAAAATGGTATTGCTGATCGTCGTGAGCTGTATAACGAGGCGGTTAACCTGAACAACGTGCGTATCGAGCAGTTCCCTGATGTGCTTGTCGCGCGGGCGATGGGGTTTAAATCAGGCGACTTGCTGCAGTTCAGTGAGGCCGAGAAAGCTGATGTAAGTATCAAGTCATTGTTCAACTGA